In Streptomyces nojiriensis, one genomic interval encodes:
- a CDS encoding CDP-diacylglycerol diphosphatase, which produces MSTDNHENAAGADPFGDDCGSPTDDGYLWKEIQLCVLKQPGPCREVESRWGVMAGRKGSTTDFQLVPTERLKGIECSKIWAGGATDYWSAAQGRIPHYFGQPAAAGLGVNSKQARRQDQLHIHMSHCAAQALHDLEGYEKQQKITADVTKWKNTVLPVTGFASETRNYRVVKSPNLSGNLFYSLRHHVVGDDSRMQYQTMIVLPAKCGFYILNSESDLPSGTNTCNHLLDCA; this is translated from the coding sequence ATGTCCACGGATAATCACGAGAACGCTGCCGGTGCCGATCCTTTCGGCGACGACTGCGGCAGCCCGACGGACGACGGATATCTCTGGAAGGAAATCCAGTTGTGCGTCCTGAAACAGCCCGGACCCTGCCGGGAAGTGGAGAGCCGTTGGGGCGTGATGGCGGGCCGTAAGGGAAGCACGACGGACTTTCAACTGGTTCCGACGGAGCGCCTCAAAGGGATCGAATGCTCCAAGATCTGGGCCGGCGGTGCTACCGACTACTGGTCTGCCGCGCAAGGCAGGATCCCCCACTACTTCGGTCAACCAGCCGCGGCCGGACTGGGCGTCAACTCCAAACAGGCCCGCAGACAAGATCAGTTGCACATCCACATGTCCCATTGCGCCGCCCAGGCGTTGCACGACCTCGAAGGATATGAGAAGCAGCAGAAGATCACTGCGGACGTGACGAAGTGGAAGAATACGGTGCTTCCGGTGACGGGCTTCGCATCGGAGACCCGAAACTACCGGGTGGTGAAGTCCCCGAACCTCAGCGGCAACCTCTTCTACTCCCTCAGGCATCACGTGGTCGGGGACGACAGCCGAATGCAGTATCAGACGATGATCGTGCTTCCGGCAAAGTGCGGCTTCTACATCCTGAACAGTGAGAGCGACCTCCCCAGCGGCACCAACACCTGCAACCACCTCCTCGACTGCGCCTGA
- a CDS encoding AfsR/SARP family transcriptional regulator, protein MHISVLGVIAVTGREGGDATPTAAKDLAFLGELLAHAGSFVSSDHLVDRVWGRRPTADPLNAVQVRVSRLRRLFRKEWGVDGEAVVVTKPGGYVLDLDRYAVDARDFEDLVRQSRCRREHGDPSGAAGVLARGLAMWRGAPFSGLQDSPCTAAEAARLEEVRATVAETYAELLLELGRPQDAVGTLGGLTSRYPLREHAHRLLMEALHACGRPAEALLVYERLRGRLAEQLGVAPGQQVQARYQALLSGRDEALDRTAARLGVPAPARTRGRVAAGRDGVRPRSQAHPPAPPHVRAPDRVPARVTTATTEATAATGHGAVSGIPRLPACFTGRTEVVGLVERVLDGPAGNAARAVAVSGMPGAGKSALAAVVAHRMGERFPDGRIHLDLRGGGAAPPPAARVLRQALTLLGGERGTVGPLEPEPAPGSDAGAQELSRLTARLRHAVTGRRVLFVFDDVAGAAQLRPLLEPLAGCAVLATSRSPLAGLDGFTLVRVGPLPPTDSVELLSRLAGAGRVAAEAAEAGRVADLCGHLPLALRVVGARLAAHPALSLADLAGALARGASRLDELEFDDLSVRRSLASGHRALARASDTRGRLAARLLPLLGGKRLAQVTPALAGRLLERGPEAGASALEGLAAAGFVTAGRDGCHAVHTLIQDYAREVAEGGAGHRRAPEPARPGPAPPDVRGAGRGRARAAERASTARYGEERWAGR, encoded by the coding sequence ATGCACATCAGCGTGTTGGGAGTCATCGCCGTGACCGGCCGGGAGGGGGGTGACGCCACTCCGACCGCCGCCAAGGACCTGGCCTTTCTCGGGGAACTGCTCGCCCATGCGGGGTCGTTCGTGTCGAGCGATCACCTCGTCGACCGGGTGTGGGGGCGCCGTCCGACGGCCGACCCCTTGAACGCCGTCCAGGTGCGCGTCTCGCGACTGCGGCGGTTGTTCCGGAAGGAGTGGGGTGTGGACGGCGAAGCGGTGGTCGTCACCAAGCCCGGCGGGTACGTACTGGACCTCGACCGGTACGCCGTCGACGCGCGGGATTTTGAAGACCTGGTGCGGCAGTCACGCTGTCGCAGGGAGCACGGTGACCCGTCGGGTGCGGCGGGGGTGCTCGCCCGCGGGCTCGCGATGTGGCGGGGCGCGCCGTTCTCGGGCCTCCAGGACAGTCCGTGCACGGCCGCGGAGGCGGCGCGCCTGGAGGAGGTCCGGGCCACGGTGGCGGAGACGTACGCCGAACTGCTGCTGGAACTCGGACGCCCCCAGGACGCCGTCGGGACGCTGGGCGGGCTGACCTCCCGGTACCCTCTGCGTGAGCACGCCCATCGCCTGCTCATGGAAGCGCTGCACGCGTGCGGCCGCCCGGCGGAGGCACTGCTCGTCTACGAACGCCTGCGCGGCCGCCTTGCCGAGCAGCTCGGGGTCGCCCCGGGGCAACAGGTGCAGGCCCGGTACCAGGCGCTCCTGTCCGGGCGCGACGAGGCGCTCGACCGGACCGCCGCCCGCCTCGGAGTTCCCGCCCCGGCCCGCACCCGAGGCCGGGTGGCGGCCGGCCGGGACGGTGTCCGGCCCCGTTCCCAGGCCCACCCGCCGGCCCCGCCCCACGTCCGGGCGCCGGACCGCGTACCTGCTCGGGTGACCACGGCGACCACGGAGGCCACGGCGGCCACGGGCCACGGCGCCGTTTCCGGGATCCCCCGCCTGCCGGCCTGCTTCACCGGACGCACCGAGGTGGTGGGCCTGGTGGAACGGGTGCTGGACGGCCCTGCGGGGAACGCGGCCCGCGCCGTGGCGGTGAGCGGCATGCCCGGCGCGGGCAAGAGCGCGCTGGCGGCCGTCGTCGCGCACCGGATGGGCGAACGGTTCCCCGACGGCAGGATCCACCTCGATCTGCGGGGCGGCGGCGCGGCCCCGCCGCCGGCCGCCCGCGTCCTGCGGCAGGCGCTCACGCTGCTGGGAGGGGAGCGCGGTACCGTCGGCCCCCTGGAGCCTGAGCCCGCTCCGGGGTCCGATGCCGGCGCGCAGGAGCTGTCCCGGCTCACCGCTCGACTCCGGCACGCGGTGACCGGCCGGCGGGTCCTGTTCGTCTTCGACGACGTGGCCGGGGCGGCCCAACTGCGGCCTCTGCTGGAGCCCCTGGCGGGGTGTGCGGTGCTGGCCACCAGCCGGTCGCCGCTCGCCGGCCTCGACGGGTTCACCCTGGTGCGGGTCGGTCCGTTGCCCCCGACGGATTCCGTGGAACTGCTGAGCAGGCTGGCCGGGGCCGGGCGCGTGGCGGCCGAAGCCGCGGAGGCGGGCCGCGTCGCCGACCTGTGCGGCCACCTGCCCCTGGCCCTCAGAGTGGTCGGGGCCCGGCTCGCGGCACACCCCGCACTGTCGCTGGCGGACCTGGCGGGTGCGCTGGCGCGGGGAGCGAGCCGTCTGGACGAGCTGGAGTTCGACGACCTGAGCGTGCGGAGGTCCCTCGCCTCCGGCCACCGTGCTCTGGCCCGGGCCTCGGACACCCGCGGCCGTCTGGCCGCCCGGCTCCTCCCTCTGCTGGGAGGGAAACGTCTCGCGCAAGTGACTCCGGCGCTGGCCGGGCGGCTCCTGGAACGCGGTCCCGAGGCGGGTGCGTCAGCACTGGAGGGGCTGGCAGCCGCCGGGTTCGTCACGGCAGGGCGTGACGGGTGCCACGCGGTGCACACACTGATCCAGGACTACGCCCGCGAGGTGGCGGAGGGCGGAGCCGGGCACCGGCGGGCCCCCGAGCCGGCCCGGCCCGGCCCGGCCCCGCCCGACGTCCGGGGAGCGGGCCGAGGACGTGCACGAGCCGCTGAACGGGCGTCCACGGCGCGCTACGGCGAGGAGCGGTGGGCCGGACGGTAG
- a CDS encoding tetratricopeptide repeat protein, with amino-acid sequence MARTLLAALLLEPNRVVSLDRLEALLWEGRPPARARASLHNHLLRLRRALQDPARIRSGNGGLLAHVAEEELDHVRFARHLDAARRARSGAHWQRVSQETDAALALWRGVPLAEFPALAHEAAAQAVEWQEARLQALELRGEAALHFGTHADLLPELLRLCAELPLRETFHAQLVQVLHRTGRRAEALEVYHRLRRTLVDAMGVDPGPAVRLAYQQALDDDSQAPRENRTALTALPRDAASFTGRAVERDALLAAVRGATGAGDGAVGIHAVDGMPGSGKTAFAVHVAHRLKDAFPDGQIFLPLQAHTPGTPAVDPKDALTSLLLTLGESPRDIPDDLAARAGLWRRRLAGRRFLVLLDDAHSSAQVEPLLPGTADSLVLVTSRNRLEGLRDATPVTLGVLAPDEAVRLVVATAARPDITAHDPAVGALVALCGCLPLALQLVAARLRHRPAWTAADVVRDLGAARGRLDALVSESASVAAAFEVSYEGLPRAAQGLFRRLGLLIGDDVDARAAAALHGVPPERARALLEDLENRHLLEERVRGRYRMHDLVREYARTLAAADSACESKAARERLLDHFLHTAIDADRRLARYGEPETVPGKQRPASVPGFRDGEEATAWLRAEQANLGAAVEYAARHGHVVHAIHLPAAMAEYLRRSGHWNEALGLHRTALDVAVATDDVAGQAMAHRNIATVETLLGRYGQAEAGLLRALDLFRTVGDRHREGIVLQNLAKIQRIAGRTGEAAGTLREALDRFVGVGDGRGQAAVWVDMGQLYQFTGQYPQAIAGLEKALALLRPLGEVLGQANALSTLGNVYRAMGRYPEAEARHRESLVLYRRLGSLLGQTNALTDLGDVQRLTGAYNEADTGLREALRLARAVGSRIATAEALTYLGFVQLRRGRLTEAEADLREALALCEALGSGLGLAHVRQHLAEVECAAGALPEALRQALTSLELFRRAENREGETGTLTVLGAVHLAMGSPAEALESYRRALDLAREIHAPFRESRALEGVGSALARLGRTDEARDFLRRALAIDQRLGVPDAARVRSALACESPWDGVSEAR; translated from the coding sequence ATGGCTCGCACCCTGTTGGCGGCGCTGCTCCTGGAGCCCAACCGGGTCGTCTCCCTCGACCGTCTGGAAGCGCTCCTGTGGGAAGGGCGCCCGCCGGCCCGCGCCCGTGCCTCCCTGCACAACCATCTTCTGCGGCTGCGCCGTGCGCTCCAGGACCCCGCGCGCATCAGGAGCGGGAACGGCGGTCTTCTCGCGCACGTCGCGGAGGAGGAGCTGGACCACGTCCGCTTCGCCCGGCACCTCGACGCGGCTCGACGTGCCCGCAGCGGAGCCCATTGGCAGCGCGTATCGCAGGAGACGGACGCGGCCCTCGCCCTGTGGCGGGGCGTCCCCCTCGCCGAGTTCCCGGCACTGGCCCACGAGGCCGCGGCCCAGGCCGTCGAATGGCAGGAAGCCCGTCTCCAGGCCCTGGAGCTGCGTGGCGAAGCGGCCCTGCACTTCGGCACCCATGCGGATCTGCTTCCGGAACTCCTGCGGCTGTGCGCGGAGTTGCCGCTTCGTGAGACCTTCCACGCCCAGCTCGTGCAGGTGCTCCACCGCACCGGCCGGCGCGCCGAAGCGCTCGAGGTGTACCACCGGCTGCGCCGCACTCTCGTCGATGCGATGGGGGTCGATCCGGGGCCGGCCGTCCGCCTGGCCTACCAGCAGGCGCTCGACGACGACAGTCAGGCCCCGCGGGAGAACCGCACGGCGCTGACCGCTCTGCCCCGGGACGCGGCCTCGTTCACCGGCCGGGCCGTGGAACGGGATGCGCTGCTGGCCGCCGTGCGCGGGGCCACGGGGGCCGGTGACGGCGCGGTGGGGATCCACGCGGTGGACGGCATGCCGGGCAGTGGCAAGACGGCGTTCGCCGTGCACGTGGCGCACCGGCTCAAGGACGCGTTCCCCGACGGCCAGATCTTCCTGCCGCTGCAGGCCCATACGCCCGGGACCCCGGCGGTCGATCCGAAGGACGCACTGACCAGTCTGCTCCTCACCCTCGGGGAGAGCCCCCGGGACATCCCCGACGACCTCGCCGCGCGGGCCGGGCTCTGGCGCCGCCGACTGGCCGGGCGCCGCTTCCTCGTGCTCCTCGACGACGCGCACAGCAGCGCCCAGGTCGAGCCGCTCCTCCCGGGCACGGCCGACTCCCTGGTGCTCGTCACGAGCCGGAACCGTCTGGAGGGCCTGCGCGACGCCACTCCCGTCACCCTCGGCGTACTCGCTCCGGACGAGGCCGTACGGCTCGTGGTGGCCACGGCGGCGCGGCCCGACATCACCGCGCACGACCCCGCGGTCGGGGCGCTCGTGGCCCTCTGCGGTTGCCTCCCGCTCGCCCTCCAGCTCGTGGCCGCCCGCCTGCGGCACCGCCCGGCATGGACCGCCGCCGACGTGGTGCGGGACCTCGGCGCCGCCCGCGGGAGGCTCGACGCGCTCGTCTCAGAGAGCGCCTCCGTCGCCGCTGCCTTCGAGGTCTCCTACGAGGGACTCCCCCGAGCGGCGCAAGGACTCTTCCGTCGGCTGGGGCTGTTGATCGGGGACGACGTCGACGCCCGTGCTGCCGCGGCACTCCACGGCGTACCGCCGGAACGAGCCCGCGCCCTGCTGGAGGACCTGGAGAACCGGCACCTGCTGGAGGAGCGGGTACGCGGCCGCTACCGGATGCACGACCTGGTGCGTGAGTACGCCCGCACCCTGGCCGCCGCCGACAGTGCCTGCGAGTCGAAGGCCGCCCGGGAGCGCCTCCTCGACCACTTCCTGCACACCGCGATCGACGCGGACCGGCGCCTCGCCCGGTACGGCGAACCCGAAACCGTGCCCGGGAAGCAGCGCCCGGCTTCCGTGCCCGGTTTCCGTGACGGTGAGGAGGCGACGGCCTGGCTGCGCGCCGAGCAGGCGAACCTGGGCGCGGCCGTCGAGTACGCCGCCCGTCACGGTCATGTCGTTCACGCGATCCACCTGCCTGCGGCGATGGCCGAGTACCTCCGCAGGAGCGGTCACTGGAACGAGGCGCTGGGGCTGCACCGGACGGCACTGGACGTGGCAGTGGCGACGGACGACGTCGCCGGGCAGGCCATGGCCCACCGCAACATCGCGACGGTCGAAACCCTGTTGGGCAGGTACGGGCAGGCGGAGGCGGGCCTGCTGCGCGCCCTGGACCTCTTCCGGACGGTCGGCGACCGCCATCGGGAAGGCATCGTGCTCCAGAATCTCGCCAAGATCCAGCGCATTGCGGGGCGGACCGGCGAGGCCGCGGGGACCCTGCGAGAGGCGCTGGACCGCTTCGTCGGTGTGGGGGACGGGCGGGGGCAGGCCGCGGTATGGGTGGACATGGGGCAGCTGTACCAGTTCACCGGCCAGTACCCGCAGGCGATCGCCGGCCTGGAGAAGGCACTCGCGCTGCTCCGCCCCCTGGGCGAGGTGCTAGGTCAGGCCAACGCCCTCAGCACGCTGGGGAACGTCTACAGGGCGATGGGCCGGTACCCGGAGGCCGAAGCCCGGCACCGCGAATCCCTGGTCCTCTACCGGCGTCTGGGCAGCCTCTTGGGCCAGACGAACGCCCTCACCGACCTCGGCGACGTCCAGCGGCTGACCGGCGCGTACAACGAGGCGGACACCGGGTTGCGCGAGGCGCTGCGGTTGGCGCGCGCGGTCGGCAGCAGGATCGCGACGGCGGAGGCGCTGACCTATCTCGGATTCGTCCAACTGCGCCGTGGCCGGCTCACGGAGGCGGAGGCGGACCTCCGGGAGGCGCTGGCCCTGTGCGAGGCCCTCGGGAGCGGCCTCGGGCTCGCCCACGTCAGACAGCACCTGGCGGAAGTAGAGTGCGCCGCCGGAGCCCTCCCCGAGGCCCTCCGGCAAGCGCTGACGAGTCTGGAGCTCTTCCGTCGGGCGGAGAACCGCGAGGGTGAGACGGGCACGCTCACCGTCCTCGGCGCCGTCCACCTCGCCATGGGCTCTCCGGCCGAGGCCCTGGAGAGTTACCGGCGGGCGCTGGACCTGGCACGGGAGATCCACGCGCCCTTCAGGGAGTCCCGCGCCCTGGAAGGCGTAGGTTCGGCCCTCGCCCGCCTGGGGCGCACCGACGAGGCCAGGGACTTCCTGCGCCGCGCGCTGGCCATCGACCAACGGCTCGGGGTTCCCGACGCGGCCCGGGTGCGCTCCGCCCTGGCCTGTGAGTCGCCCTGGGACGGGGTGTCGGAGGCGCGTTAG
- a CDS encoding GNAT family N-acetyltransferase, giving the protein MNSPDEARRRIERMHRRWQAEVGAIWAIARPGGQALGLIGWNDVDLRGGSAEIVYWLLPAARGAGVAVEATRRVSRWALDDLGLHRLRLCHSVANPASCRVADKAGYSFEGTMRSALLHADGWHDQHLHALVRGDALVRPCPRFEKDVSRPL; this is encoded by the coding sequence GTGAACTCCCCGGACGAGGCGCGCCGGCGGATCGAGCGCATGCACCGGCGGTGGCAGGCCGAGGTCGGCGCGATCTGGGCCATCGCCCGGCCGGGGGGCCAGGCCTTGGGCCTGATCGGCTGGAACGACGTCGACCTCCGGGGCGGCAGCGCCGAGATCGTCTACTGGCTGCTGCCCGCGGCACGCGGCGCGGGCGTCGCGGTCGAGGCGACACGGCGGGTCAGCCGCTGGGCTCTGGACGACCTCGGCCTGCACCGTCTGCGGCTGTGCCACTCGGTGGCGAACCCGGCATCGTGCCGTGTGGCGGACAAGGCCGGATACTCCTTCGAAGGCACCATGCGCAGCGCACTGCTGCACGCCGACGGATGGCACGATCAGCACCTGCACGCCCTGGTCCGGGGCGATGCACTCGTCCGTCCCTGCCCCCGGTTCGAAAAAGACGTCTCCCGCCCCCTCTAA
- a CDS encoding sensor histidine kinase — translation MRRSLAGVALAVTSMVALSFLIPLGALVMSLVKEQSVTAAEQRAAALAPVLTLTTDPSALRESAAGLDAAEHLVVHLPDAQSLGDSQAPVKLLERAQQGREAISQKTPGGWICLQPVVLPGDRVAVIENFVPDEELTRGVKASWGVMLLLAVGLVGGSVLVADRLGAKVVRSSKKLAQASHTLGQGNLDTRVEPMGPKELRDAGVAFNAMAHRMTELLAIERELVADLSHRLRTPLTALHLASERMAGTPESARVEAAVHALESELQAIIAAARTPLAVGPMGHGMRSAETSTGRQATGTGTEPSEGPRCETADVVRRRTAFWAVLAEQQDRPCSLDITQEPTAVSLSDDDIAAVVDALIGNVFSHTPPGTAFGVRVARTAQAVELVVEDSGPGIPEPDRALSRGSSTGSSGLGLDIARRAAAVTGGTMRIGQGPRGGAHITVVFALAPPARPERGPRGSRRRARWWPRKR, via the coding sequence GTGAGACGCTCTCTGGCGGGAGTCGCGCTCGCCGTGACGTCCATGGTCGCCCTCTCCTTCCTCATACCCCTGGGCGCACTGGTGATGTCGCTGGTCAAGGAGCAGAGCGTCACCGCGGCCGAGCAGCGCGCCGCAGCACTCGCCCCCGTCCTCACGCTCACCACGGATCCGTCCGCGCTACGGGAGTCCGCCGCCGGCCTCGACGCGGCCGAGCACCTGGTCGTCCATCTCCCCGACGCGCAGAGCCTCGGCGACTCCCAGGCCCCCGTGAAACTGCTCGAACGGGCCCAGCAGGGACGCGAGGCCATCTCCCAGAAGACTCCCGGCGGATGGATCTGCCTGCAGCCCGTGGTGCTCCCCGGCGACCGGGTCGCCGTCATCGAGAACTTCGTCCCCGACGAGGAACTGACCCGTGGGGTCAAGGCCTCCTGGGGGGTCATGCTGCTGCTCGCGGTCGGCCTGGTCGGCGGCTCGGTGCTGGTCGCCGACCGGCTCGGTGCCAAGGTCGTCCGGTCCTCCAAGAAGCTCGCCCAGGCTTCGCACACCCTCGGTCAGGGCAATCTGGACACCCGGGTGGAACCCATGGGACCGAAGGAACTGCGCGACGCCGGCGTCGCCTTCAACGCCATGGCCCACCGCATGACCGAACTGCTCGCCATCGAACGCGAACTGGTCGCCGACCTGTCCCACCGGCTGCGCACCCCGCTGACCGCCCTGCACCTCGCATCGGAGCGGATGGCCGGCACACCGGAGTCGGCCAGGGTCGAGGCGGCGGTGCACGCGCTGGAGTCGGAACTCCAGGCCATCATCGCCGCGGCGCGGACACCGCTCGCCGTGGGCCCGATGGGCCACGGCATGCGCAGCGCGGAAACGAGTACGGGCCGGCAGGCGACCGGGACGGGGACGGAGCCCTCCGAGGGCCCCCGGTGCGAGACCGCCGACGTCGTGCGGCGCCGGACCGCCTTCTGGGCGGTCCTGGCGGAGCAGCAGGACCGCCCCTGCTCCCTCGACATCACCCAGGAGCCCACGGCCGTCAGCCTCAGCGACGACGACATCGCCGCGGTGGTCGACGCGCTCATCGGCAACGTCTTCAGCCACACCCCGCCCGGCACCGCGTTCGGGGTCCGTGTCGCCCGTACCGCCCAGGCCGTGGAACTGGTGGTGGAGGACTCGGGGCCGGGCATCCCGGAACCGGACCGGGCCCTCTCCCGCGGGAGCAGCACGGGCTCCTCGGGGCTCGGCCTCGACATCGCCCGCAGGGCCGCGGCCGTCACCGGCGGCACGATGCGCATCGGGCAGGGCCCGCGGGGAGGCGCACACATCACCGTGGTCTTCGCCCTGGCACCACCCGCGCGCCCCGAGCGCGGTCCGCGCGGCTCGCGCAGACGCGCCCGATGGTGGCCGCGCAAGCGGTGA
- a CDS encoding response regulator transcription factor encodes MPSVLVVEDDPSIRQSLIEVLAEHGYAVRSVGDGFGALREVTQTPVDAVVLDLGLPDLDGGDALRMIRGISSVPVLVATARDDETEIIKLLNAGADDYLVKPFSGGQLIARLSAVLRRTGHAPPAGAAHTGPGARPAPAADPLGATTVGELAVDPGARTAYLAGRELHLTRREFDLLAFLALHTGQVVSKRRLLTEVWREPYVDDQTVDVHLSSLRRKLGERAAAPRYLLTVRGVGIKLVAPR; translated from the coding sequence ATGCCCAGCGTCCTGGTCGTGGAAGACGACCCCAGCATCCGCCAGTCACTCATCGAGGTCCTGGCGGAGCACGGGTATGCCGTGCGCAGCGTGGGCGACGGATTCGGCGCCCTGCGCGAGGTCACCCAGACGCCCGTGGACGCGGTGGTCCTCGACCTCGGACTGCCCGATCTGGACGGGGGAGACGCACTGCGCATGATCCGGGGCATATCCTCTGTCCCCGTCCTGGTGGCCACCGCCCGCGACGACGAGACCGAAATCATCAAGCTCCTCAACGCCGGCGCCGACGACTACCTGGTCAAGCCCTTCTCCGGAGGACAGCTCATAGCCCGCCTCTCCGCCGTCCTGCGGCGCACCGGCCACGCGCCCCCCGCGGGCGCCGCCCACACCGGGCCGGGGGCACGGCCGGCGCCGGCCGCCGACCCGCTCGGCGCCACCACCGTGGGCGAGCTGGCGGTGGACCCCGGCGCGCGTACCGCGTACCTGGCCGGCCGGGAGCTGCACCTCACCCGGCGGGAGTTCGACCTGCTGGCCTTCCTCGCCCTCCACACCGGCCAGGTCGTCTCCAAACGCCGGCTGCTGACCGAGGTCTGGCGCGAGCCGTACGTCGACGACCAGACCGTGGACGTGCACCTGTCGTCGCTGCGCCGCAAACTCGGCGAACGCGCGGCGGCCCCGCGCTACCTGCTGACGGTCCGCGGCGTCGGCATCAAGCTGGTGGCCCCGCGGTGA
- a CDS encoding cytochrome c biogenesis CcdA family protein, whose protein sequence is MTAGLVLAAAQTPSLLHGTLAVAAPVAFLAGLVSFLSPCVLPLVPGYLSYVTSLSVSDLAEARGGRRSRMAAGALLFVLGFTAVLVSGGALFGYFGRTLLAHQEVVTQVLGVFTVLMGLSFMGLLPGFTQREFRSHRRPALGLAGAPVLGAVFAVGWTPCIGPTLAAVQALAWSEASAARGALLMAAYCLGLGLPFVLAALAFRRALGAFGLVKRHYPWVLRIGGGMLVLVGVLLATGVWNDLVYRLQLWSADFTPAV, encoded by the coding sequence ATGACGGCGGGCCTGGTGCTCGCCGCCGCGCAGACCCCTTCCCTCCTGCACGGGACCCTGGCCGTCGCCGCCCCGGTGGCGTTCCTCGCGGGACTCGTCTCCTTCCTGTCGCCGTGCGTGCTGCCGCTCGTACCGGGCTACCTCAGCTACGTCACCAGCCTGTCGGTCTCCGACCTGGCCGAGGCCCGCGGCGGGCGCCGCAGCCGGATGGCCGCCGGCGCGCTGCTCTTCGTCCTCGGCTTCACGGCGGTCCTCGTCTCCGGGGGCGCCCTGTTCGGGTACTTCGGCCGCACCCTGCTGGCCCACCAGGAGGTGGTCACCCAGGTGCTCGGTGTCTTCACCGTGCTGATGGGGCTGTCCTTCATGGGCCTCCTGCCGGGATTCACCCAACGCGAGTTCCGCAGCCACCGGCGGCCCGCCCTCGGACTGGCCGGAGCCCCCGTGCTGGGCGCGGTGTTCGCCGTCGGCTGGACCCCCTGCATCGGCCCGACGCTGGCCGCCGTACAGGCGCTGGCCTGGAGCGAGGCCAGCGCGGCCCGCGGGGCGCTGCTGATGGCGGCGTACTGTCTCGGCCTGGGGCTGCCGTTCGTCCTGGCCGCGCTGGCCTTCCGGCGGGCCCTGGGCGCCTTCGGCCTGGTCAAACGCCACTACCCGTGGGTCCTGCGGATCGGCGGCGGGATGCTCGTGCTCGTCGGCGTACTGCTGGCGACCGGGGTGTGGAACGACCTGGTGTACCGGCTGCAGTTGTGGAGCGCGGACTTCACCCCCGCCGTGTGA
- a CDS encoding TlpA disulfide reductase family protein yields the protein MRPVGPHRVRLRTAVLTGAALVAAVAGCVFAAVGTVAADGSRAEAAAGPVTAARAVVGTAAGATVIDPADRPAAPTLAGDDLDGKPVGLDGLRGNVVVLNVWGSWCGPCRAEADDLARIDRQTRDQGVRFLGINTRDPDRAAARSFVRAHDIGFPSLHDPTGELLLRFPPALLNPQAIPSTLVIDRRGRIAVSIGGPVTGDELGPLLSRVTEEAP from the coding sequence GTGAGACCAGTGGGCCCGCACCGGGTACGGCTGCGTACGGCGGTCCTGACCGGAGCCGCCCTCGTGGCGGCCGTGGCCGGCTGTGTCTTCGCCGCCGTCGGCACGGTCGCCGCCGACGGAAGCCGCGCGGAGGCGGCGGCCGGACCGGTGACCGCGGCCAGGGCCGTGGTCGGCACCGCGGCCGGGGCCACGGTCATCGACCCCGCCGACCGGCCCGCCGCCCCCACGCTGGCGGGCGACGACCTCGACGGGAAGCCGGTCGGCCTCGACGGCTTGCGGGGGAACGTCGTCGTGCTCAACGTCTGGGGGTCCTGGTGCGGCCCCTGCCGGGCGGAGGCCGACGACCTGGCGCGGATCGACCGGCAGACCCGGGACCAAGGCGTCCGGTTCCTCGGGATCAACACCCGGGACCCGGACCGCGCTGCGGCCCGGTCCTTCGTACGCGCGCACGACATCGGCTTCCCCAGCCTCCACGACCCCACCGGCGAGCTCCTGCTCCGCTTTCCCCCCGCCCTCCTCAACCCGCAGGCGATCCCCTCGACCCTGGTGATCGACCGCCGCGGACGCATCGCCGTCAGCATCGGCGGTCCGGTCACCGGCGACGAACTGGGCCCGCTGCTCTCCCGCGTGACGGAGGAGGCGCCATGA